In the genome of Acidimicrobiales bacterium, one region contains:
- a CDS encoding enoyl-CoA hydratase-related protein — protein sequence MTDIATGASDELLYAVDGAVATATINRPEKRNSLSPEVISGLRRAVAAAGADPAVRVLVLTGAGDRAFSAGADLTGGDGGFLGGHESRGDMARLFEELWALGKPTIARVRGYALAGGFGLALACDLVVASDDSQFGTPEMNVGLWPYMITVPLVRSMAPKKALELMMTARRVDAREAAEIGFVNRVVPPGELDAVVAELAGALADKSPVVMRLGRDSFYTVWDQAAGPALRHLHAMLSITSQTEDAREGLAAFGEKRAPRWSGR from the coding sequence ATGACCGACATCGCCACCGGGGCCTCCGACGAGCTCCTCTACGCGGTGGACGGGGCCGTGGCCACCGCCACCATCAACCGGCCCGAGAAGCGCAACTCCCTCTCGCCGGAGGTGATCTCGGGGCTGCGGCGGGCGGTGGCGGCGGCGGGGGCCGACCCCGCCGTCCGGGTGCTGGTGCTGACCGGGGCCGGGGACCGGGCCTTCTCGGCCGGCGCCGACCTGACCGGCGGGGACGGGGGCTTCCTCGGCGGCCACGAGAGCCGGGGGGACATGGCCCGGCTGTTCGAGGAGCTGTGGGCCCTCGGCAAGCCCACCATCGCCCGAGTCCGGGGTTACGCCCTGGCCGGGGGCTTCGGGCTGGCCCTGGCGTGCGACCTGGTGGTCGCCTCCGACGACTCCCAGTTCGGCACGCCCGAGATGAACGTGGGGCTGTGGCCCTACATGATCACCGTGCCCCTCGTCCGCTCGATGGCGCCGAAGAAGGCCCTGGAGCTGATGATGACCGCCCGGCGGGTCGACGCCCGGGAGGCGGCGGAGATCGGCTTCGTCAACCGGGTCGTGCCGCCGGGGGAGCTCGACGCCGTGGTGGCGGAGCTGGCCGGCGCACTGGCGGACAAGTCGCCCGTGGTCATGCGCCTGGGGCGGGACAGCTTCTACACGGTGTGGGACCAGGCCGCCGGCCCCGCCCTGCGCCACCTGCACGCCATGCTCAGCATCACCAGCCAGACCGAGGACGCGCGCGAAGGGCTGGCCGCCTTCGGGGAGAAGCGCGCCCCCCGCTGGTCGGGGCGCTGA
- a CDS encoding glycosyltransferase: MGPSSAAVVSYRLGGIDGVSVEAAKWVGALRALGLAVWTVAGEGDADRIVPGLGPWTEERPDRPALAAALAGADVVVAENICSLPLNPAASAAVTRELAGRAAVLHHHDLPWQRAGMGDAVPDDPHWVHVAITDLSRRQLEERGVAAVTVRNCFALEEGGDRARGRAEVGVAEETRLALQPTRALRRKDVPAGVEAARGLGATYWLTGPAEEGYGPELQEVLAGAPVPTIHRAAPVMADAYAAADAVLLPSSWEGFGNPAVEASVHRRPVVVGPYPVADELRALGFRWFSLGEVGALREWLADPDPGLLEYNREAVRRHLDLADLPGRLEEVLGRLSRRRGGRVRSGGTAGGSSARP, encoded by the coding sequence GTGGGCCCCTCCAGCGCCGCCGTCGTCTCCTACCGGCTCGGCGGCATCGACGGCGTCTCGGTCGAGGCGGCCAAGTGGGTCGGGGCCCTGCGCGCCCTCGGCCTGGCGGTGTGGACCGTCGCCGGGGAGGGGGACGCCGACCGGATCGTGCCCGGTCTCGGGCCCTGGACGGAGGAACGGCCCGACCGGCCCGCCCTGGCCGCCGCCCTGGCCGGGGCCGATGTGGTCGTGGCCGAGAACATCTGCTCGCTGCCGCTCAACCCGGCGGCGTCGGCCGCTGTGACCCGGGAGCTGGCGGGCCGGGCGGCGGTCCTGCACCACCACGACCTGCCGTGGCAGCGGGCCGGGATGGGGGACGCCGTGCCCGACGATCCGCACTGGGTCCACGTGGCCATCACCGACCTGTCCCGCCGCCAGCTCGAGGAGCGGGGGGTGGCGGCGGTGACGGTGCGGAACTGCTTTGCCCTCGAGGAGGGCGGGGACCGGGCCAGGGGGCGCGCCGAGGTGGGGGTGGCGGAGGAGACCCGCCTCGCTCTGCAGCCGACCCGGGCCCTGCGGCGCAAGGACGTGCCCGCCGGCGTCGAGGCCGCCCGGGGCCTGGGAGCCACCTACTGGCTGACCGGGCCGGCCGAGGAGGGCTACGGGCCCGAGCTGCAGGAGGTGCTGGCCGGCGCCCCCGTGCCCACGATCCACCGGGCGGCGCCGGTCATGGCCGACGCCTACGCCGCCGCCGACGCGGTGCTGCTGCCGTCGTCGTGGGAGGGCTTCGGCAACCCGGCGGTCGAGGCCTCGGTCCACCGCCGGCCGGTGGTGGTCGGGCCCTACCCCGTGGCCGACGAACTGCGCGCCCTCGGCTTCCGCTGGTTCTCCCTCGGCGAGGTCGGGGCCCTGCGGGAGTGGCTGGCCGATCCCGACCCCGGCCTGCTGGAGTACAACCGGGAGGCGGTGCGCCGCCACCTCGACCTGGCCGACCTACCGGGGAGGCTGGAGGAGGTGCTGGGCCGGCTCAGCCGT